A stretch of Pseudomonas taetrolens DNA encodes these proteins:
- a CDS encoding RidA family protein → MSKPTHTRIRMFNTKETYPNQNLDNDLCQAVRAGNTVYVRGQIGTDFEGNLVGLGDPRAQAEQAMKNVKQLLEEAGSDLSHIVKTTTYLIDPRYREPVYQEVGKWLKGVFPISTGLVISGLGQPEWLMEIDVIAVIPE, encoded by the coding sequence ATGTCCAAGCCAACCCATACCCGCATTCGCATGTTCAACACCAAAGAAACCTACCCTAACCAGAATCTGGACAATGACTTGTGCCAAGCAGTTCGGGCCGGCAATACCGTCTATGTCCGCGGTCAGATAGGCACCGATTTTGAAGGCAACCTCGTGGGGCTAGGCGACCCTCGTGCGCAGGCCGAGCAGGCGATGAAAAACGTTAAGCAACTGCTTGAGGAAGCAGGCAGCGACCTGAGCCACATCGTCAAGACCACAACCTATCTGATCGACCCTCGCTACCGGGAACCTGTGTATCAGGAAGTCGGGAAATGGCTCAAGGGCGTGTTCCCTATTTCCACCGGGCTGGTCATTTCAGGGTTGGGGCAGCCGGAGTGGTTAATGGAAATCGACGTGATTGCTGTCATTCCAGAATAA
- a CDS encoding M4 family metallopeptidase, with amino-acid sequence MSGTPLYRGIIPPYILKHLMANGSAPQRAKAEVTLRHLNSLRGNPGPPRSSTEQAAVASVGAKGQLRRSVYDAQNSTQLPGKRVRVQGQAASGDLAVDEAYDALGATHDFFWRVYGRDSIDNSGFELIGTVHYDKDYQNAFWNGEQMVFGDGDGEIFERFTRSLDVVAHELTHGVVESEAGLVYAHQSGALNESISDVFGVLTQQYVKQQAAGQADWLVGADLLTDKVKGVALRSMKNPGTAYDDPVLGKDPQPAHMTDYIQTQDDNGGVHLNSGIPNRAFYLASVAIGGFAWERAGQVWYDTLCDKRLSNVAEFSDFAALTLTNAKSRFGSEPQVVEAIAKAWQQVGVQPRQ; translated from the coding sequence ATGTCAGGTACTCCCCTTTATCGCGGCATCATCCCGCCTTACATACTCAAGCACCTGATGGCCAACGGCAGCGCGCCACAACGTGCGAAAGCAGAGGTGACATTGCGTCATCTCAACAGCTTGCGGGGTAACCCGGGTCCGCCCAGATCCTCGACTGAACAGGCAGCTGTTGCCAGCGTCGGAGCAAAGGGCCAACTGCGGCGCAGCGTATATGATGCTCAAAACAGCACGCAGCTCCCTGGCAAGCGAGTGCGGGTGCAGGGACAGGCAGCAAGCGGTGATCTGGCCGTCGACGAGGCTTATGATGCACTTGGCGCGACCCATGATTTTTTCTGGCGTGTCTACGGCCGGGACTCCATCGACAACAGCGGCTTCGAACTGATCGGCACGGTGCACTACGACAAGGACTACCAGAACGCCTTCTGGAATGGCGAGCAAATGGTCTTTGGCGATGGTGACGGCGAGATCTTCGAGCGATTCACCCGCTCGCTGGACGTGGTTGCTCACGAGTTGACCCATGGTGTGGTCGAAAGTGAGGCGGGGCTGGTTTATGCACACCAGTCAGGCGCTTTGAACGAATCGATATCGGATGTATTTGGCGTACTCACCCAGCAGTACGTCAAGCAACAGGCCGCCGGGCAGGCTGACTGGCTGGTGGGCGCTGACTTGTTGACCGATAAGGTCAAGGGCGTTGCCCTGCGTTCGATGAAAAATCCCGGCACGGCTTATGATGACCCGGTGTTGGGCAAGGACCCACAACCGGCGCACATGACCGATTACATCCAGACTCAGGATGACAACGGTGGTGTGCATTTGAATTCCGGTATTCCCAATCGGGCGTTTTATCTGGCGTCAGTGGCCATCGGCGGATTTGCCTGGGAGCGTGCGGGGCAGGTCTGGTACGACACGCTGTGCGACAAACGACTGAGTAACGTTGCCGAGTTCAGTGATTTTGCCGCCTTGACTCTGACCAATGCGAAAAGCCGCTTTGGCTCCGAACCACAGGTAGTCGAAGCGATTGCCAAGGCCTGGCAACAGGTAGGCGTTCAACCGAGGCAGTGA
- a CDS encoding flavin-containing monooxygenase: MSDLNTTALKGVEMTIDKIIIDTLVIGAGQAGVAMSEHLSKQGVPHLVLERSRIAEAWRTGRWDSLVANGPAWHDRFPGLEFKDLDSDAFAPKEQVADYFEAYAKQFNAPIRTGIEVQQVVRNTNRPGFTIETSDGVIEATQVVVATGPFQRPVIPPIAAEYEGITQIHSAEYRNPQQLAEGAVLVVGAGSSGVQIADELQRAGKQVYLSVGAHDRPPRAYRNRDFCWWLGVLGEWDAEGVQPGKEHVTIAVSGARGGHTVDFRKLANQGMTLVGLTQSFNNGVVNFQANLADNIARGDENYLALLDAADAYIARNGLDLPPEPEARILPPDPDCLTNPILQLDLAQAGVTTIIWATGYAVDYSWLKVNAFTETGKPQHQRGVSSEPGIYFVGLPWLSRRGSAFIWGVWHDAKHIADHIVKQRSYLAYRDFAQRQAEDGKTASVTSAITKTTVSA, translated from the coding sequence ATGTCCGACCTGAATACAACTGCTTTAAAGGGTGTAGAGATGACCATTGATAAAATAATAATAGATACACTTGTGATTGGTGCCGGTCAGGCTGGCGTTGCCATGAGTGAACACCTGAGTAAACAAGGCGTGCCTCACCTTGTGCTGGAACGCAGCCGCATTGCAGAGGCCTGGCGTACGGGACGATGGGATTCGCTGGTTGCCAACGGCCCGGCCTGGCACGATCGCTTTCCTGGTCTGGAATTCAAAGATCTGGACTCCGACGCATTTGCACCGAAAGAGCAGGTTGCCGATTATTTCGAAGCCTATGCCAAGCAGTTCAACGCCCCTATCCGCACCGGCATAGAGGTGCAGCAGGTAGTGCGTAATACCAACCGCCCAGGCTTTACCATTGAAACTTCTGATGGCGTAATCGAAGCCACACAAGTAGTAGTTGCCACCGGACCATTCCAGCGCCCGGTAATCCCACCGATAGCCGCGGAATATGAAGGCATCACGCAGATCCACTCAGCCGAGTACCGCAATCCGCAACAATTGGCCGAAGGCGCTGTACTGGTAGTAGGAGCGGGATCGTCTGGCGTACAGATTGCCGATGAGCTGCAGCGTGCCGGAAAGCAGGTTTATCTGTCTGTGGGTGCACATGACCGTCCTCCACGGGCTTATCGCAACCGCGATTTTTGCTGGTGGCTAGGAGTACTCGGCGAGTGGGATGCCGAGGGTGTCCAGCCAGGCAAGGAGCATGTGACGATTGCCGTGAGCGGTGCCCGTGGCGGTCATACGGTGGACTTTCGCAAACTGGCCAATCAGGGCATGACGCTGGTCGGTCTGACCCAATCCTTCAACAACGGCGTGGTGAATTTCCAAGCTAATCTTGCCGACAACATTGCTCGCGGTGATGAGAACTATCTGGCACTGCTCGATGCAGCCGATGCCTACATCGCTCGCAATGGCCTGGACCTGCCACCAGAACCAGAGGCCCGCATCCTGCCCCCTGATCCGGACTGCCTGACCAATCCGATTTTGCAACTTGATTTGGCCCAGGCTGGCGTCACTACGATCATTTGGGCCACCGGTTATGCAGTGGATTATAGCTGGCTGAAGGTCAACGCTTTCACCGAAACCGGTAAGCCTCAGCACCAGCGCGGCGTATCCAGTGAACCGGGGATCTATTTCGTTGGCTTGCCATGGCTATCGCGTCGTGGCTCCGCGTTTATCTGGGGTGTTTGGCACGACGCGAAACACATTGCCGATCACATTGTTAAACAGCGTAGCTACCTCGCTTACCGAGATTTCGCTCAACGCCAGGCAGAAGACGGCAAAACCGCATCTGTCACATCGGCCATCACTAAAACAACCGTAAGCGCTTGA
- a CDS encoding purine-cytosine permease family protein gives MATTATSSTPLIEKHTIGYVPPEDRHGKVKDLFTLWFGGNIAPLPIVTGALGVQLFQLNLVWGIVAILVGHLIGGVLMALHSAQGPQMGIPQMIQSRAQFGSRGALLVVLIAGVMYIGFFASNIVLAGKSLHGVIDSVPVPVGIVIGALGSGIIGIIGYRFIHVLNRIGTWVLGAGIVLGFGYILTHVQTTDFLTRGSFNISGWLATVSLAALWQIAFAPYVSDYSRYLPANVPVAATFWTTYLGSVLGSSLSFVFGAVAVLATPVGMDTMDAVKLATGSIGPLMLVLFLLSVISHNALNLYGAVLSLITLIQTFAHRWIPTAKSRAVISVVVLIGCCIAAVGASADFIGHFVDMVLVLLVVLVPWTAINLIDFYAIHKGKYDINSIFRVDGGIYGRYNPQALMAYAIGITVQIPFMNTPLYVGPVSAHINGADLSWLVGLLVTSPLYYWLASCDSAYKRRWSTGKLDHGV, from the coding sequence ATGGCCACCACTGCAACATCCTCTACCCCGCTTATCGAAAAACACACAATTGGATACGTGCCCCCGGAAGATCGCCACGGAAAGGTCAAGGACCTGTTCACTCTCTGGTTCGGTGGCAACATCGCGCCGCTCCCCATCGTCACCGGCGCCTTGGGAGTGCAACTGTTTCAGTTGAATCTGGTGTGGGGCATTGTCGCCATTCTGGTCGGGCACCTTATCGGCGGAGTATTAATGGCCCTGCACTCGGCCCAAGGCCCGCAGATGGGCATTCCACAGATGATCCAGAGTCGCGCCCAGTTTGGCTCGCGCGGAGCGCTGTTAGTGGTACTGATCGCCGGGGTGATGTACATCGGATTCTTTGCCTCCAATATCGTACTGGCCGGAAAATCACTACATGGCGTGATCGACAGCGTGCCCGTGCCGGTCGGTATCGTCATAGGCGCCCTCGGTTCGGGCATCATCGGTATCATCGGCTACCGCTTCATCCATGTGCTCAATCGCATAGGCACATGGGTACTGGGCGCTGGCATCGTACTGGGCTTCGGCTACATTCTGACTCACGTTCAGACCACCGATTTCCTCACCCGCGGTAGCTTCAATATTTCCGGCTGGCTGGCTACGGTATCGCTCGCTGCACTCTGGCAAATCGCCTTCGCGCCCTATGTCTCGGACTACTCGCGTTACCTGCCAGCCAATGTGCCAGTGGCTGCGACCTTCTGGACCACTTATCTGGGCTCGGTGCTGGGCTCAAGCCTGTCGTTCGTATTCGGTGCCGTGGCAGTCCTGGCAACCCCCGTGGGCATGGACACCATGGACGCAGTAAAACTCGCCACGGGCTCTATTGGCCCCTTGATGCTGGTACTGTTTCTGCTCAGTGTCATCAGCCACAACGCACTTAATCTTTATGGCGCAGTATTGTCGCTAATCACCCTGATCCAGACCTTCGCCCATCGCTGGATTCCGACCGCCAAAAGCCGAGCAGTTATCTCCGTCGTCGTCTTGATAGGTTGCTGTATTGCAGCGGTCGGCGCCTCGGCCGATTTCATCGGACATTTTGTCGACATGGTGCTGGTACTGCTCGTCGTACTGGTACCCTGGACCGCGATCAACCTGATCGATTTCTATGCAATCCACAAAGGCAAGTACGACATCAACTCGATCTTCCGGGTCGATGGCGGGATTTATGGCCGCTATAACCCTCAGGCGCTGATGGCCTATGCCATCGGCATTACCGTGCAAATACCGTTCATGAATACGCCGCTGTACGTGGGACCGGTTTCGGCGCATATCAATGGAGCCGATCTGTCCTGGCTGGTGGGTTTGCTAGTGACTTCACCGCTGTATTACTGGCTGGCCAGCTGCGATAGCGCCTATAAGCGTCGGTGGTCTACCGGGAAACTGGATCACGGCGTGTGA
- the argE gene encoding acetylornithine deacetylase, translating into MSNSLNLLKTLVAFDTTSRESNLHLIEFVRDYLARFDVPCELVYNDARNKANLFATIGPADRPGIVLSGHTDVVPVDGQPWTFEPFQLTELDGKLYGRGTADMKGYIACVLALVPALVKAPLRLPVHIALSYDEEVGCLGVRSLLKALEQRPVKPMLCIIGEPTELKPVLGHKSKLAMRCEVHGEACHSAYAPSGVNAIEYAAELIGELGQIGNRLKAPEQHDARFDPPFSTVQTGVISGGKALNIVPADCRFDFEIRALPSQDPSAVVQELKIYAEQRVLPRMRAASDQSAIHFSELSAYPGLATDAHSEAAELIAIFSGSRAFGTVAFGTEGGLFNAAGIPTVVCGPGSMDQGHKPDEFVSLEQLTGCDEMLQRMLLSISS; encoded by the coding sequence ATGAGCAACAGTCTCAATTTGCTGAAAACATTGGTAGCGTTTGACACCACAAGCCGCGAATCAAATCTGCACCTCATCGAATTCGTCCGCGACTACCTCGCACGCTTCGATGTGCCGTGTGAACTGGTCTATAACGACGCCCGCAACAAGGCCAATCTGTTTGCAACCATCGGCCCGGCGGACCGGCCGGGTATCGTGCTGTCAGGTCACACCGACGTGGTACCGGTTGATGGTCAGCCGTGGACCTTTGAACCGTTCCAGCTCACTGAGCTGGACGGCAAGTTGTATGGCCGTGGCACCGCGGACATGAAAGGCTACATCGCCTGCGTACTCGCCTTGGTCCCGGCTCTGGTCAAGGCCCCTCTTCGGCTACCCGTTCATATCGCGCTTTCCTACGATGAAGAAGTTGGCTGCCTTGGGGTTCGCTCACTGCTGAAAGCGCTTGAACAGCGCCCTGTCAAACCGATGCTCTGCATCATTGGCGAGCCAACTGAGCTCAAACCGGTGCTTGGTCATAAAAGCAAACTGGCTATGCGCTGCGAGGTTCACGGTGAAGCGTGCCATTCCGCATACGCCCCCAGCGGGGTGAATGCCATCGAATACGCAGCAGAATTGATTGGCGAACTCGGTCAGATTGGCAACAGACTCAAAGCACCGGAACAGCATGACGCCCGTTTCGATCCGCCGTTTAGCACAGTGCAAACCGGCGTCATCTCCGGTGGCAAGGCCTTGAATATAGTCCCCGCCGATTGCCGCTTTGATTTTGAAATCCGTGCGCTGCCCTCGCAGGACCCAAGCGCCGTTGTGCAAGAGCTGAAAATTTACGCCGAGCAGCGGGTGCTACCCCGCATGCGCGCCGCCAGCGATCAGAGCGCTATCCACTTCAGTGAGTTGTCGGCGTATCCCGGTTTGGCCACCGATGCTCACAGCGAAGCTGCCGAGCTGATCGCCATATTCTCGGGTTCCCGGGCGTTCGGTACGGTGGCGTTCGGCACAGAGGGCGGATTGTTTAACGCGGCAGGTATCCCAACGGTGGTTTGCGGGCCGGGCAGCATGGATCAAGGGCATAAGCCTGATGAGTTTGTCAGCCTGGAACAACTCACAGGCTGCGATGAAATGCTGCAACGGATGTTGTTATCGATCAGTAGCTGA
- a CDS encoding protealysin inhibitor emfourin — MKELPELGDNTVVRLSRQGGVAAMPGLTRPREIEFAQCDPRQRTQICLLLSDCMPLAADTNNAGRGDERFYQIELNYRIEDREEKQILKVPEHSAPSELVRLWDKGEVP; from the coding sequence ATGAAAGAACTTCCTGAATTGGGCGATAACACAGTCGTACGCCTTTCTCGCCAGGGCGGGGTCGCCGCCATGCCGGGGCTGACCCGTCCGCGAGAAATAGAGTTTGCTCAATGCGACCCCCGACAGCGCACGCAGATCTGCTTGCTACTGTCGGACTGCATGCCCCTGGCTGCGGACACCAACAACGCCGGGCGCGGTGACGAGCGTTTTTATCAGATCGAATTGAATTACCGCATCGAGGACCGGGAAGAAAAACAGATTCTCAAAGTCCCTGAGCACAGCGCACCGAGTGAGTTGGTCCGGCTTTGGGACAAGGGAGAGGTGCCTTGA
- a CDS encoding LysR family transcriptional regulator, with amino-acid sequence MAAYNLRQLKYFVTTAECGSVAEASRKLYIAQPSVSTAIKHLEESFGVQLFIRHHAQGVSLTPSGSRFYRKALELLRVAHEFEQNALADNDVVSGQIDIGCFETVAPLYLPRLIAGFRERWPGVEIRIRDGEQQELVQALTAGSIDLAMLFEHDLDSTIETVPLMPPQQPYALLPADHRFAQQAKVSLNDLVLEPMILLDVVPSRTYFVSVFEELGLTPHIVFSSPSIEMVRGMVGRGFGFSILVTKPYSEFTYDGQKVVCVPLAETVTGSGLSAAWLRRSQLTKPVQLFVDHCRDELARLHA; translated from the coding sequence ATGGCCGCTTACAACCTGCGACAGCTTAAATATTTTGTCACTACTGCAGAGTGCGGAAGTGTCGCTGAAGCTTCTCGCAAGCTTTATATCGCCCAGCCGTCGGTGTCGACAGCAATCAAGCACCTTGAAGAAAGCTTTGGCGTGCAGTTGTTTATCCGGCACCACGCACAGGGTGTATCACTGACACCGAGCGGCTCGCGTTTTTACCGAAAAGCGCTTGAACTGCTGCGGGTTGCTCACGAGTTTGAGCAGAATGCGCTCGCTGACAACGATGTGGTATCGGGGCAGATCGATATAGGCTGTTTTGAAACGGTAGCACCGCTCTACCTGCCGCGTTTGATCGCAGGGTTCAGAGAGCGCTGGCCGGGTGTGGAGATACGTATACGGGACGGGGAACAGCAGGAGTTGGTCCAGGCACTGACCGCCGGCAGCATAGATTTGGCAATGCTGTTCGAGCATGACCTGGACAGCACGATCGAGACTGTTCCGCTAATGCCGCCGCAGCAGCCATACGCCTTGCTGCCGGCGGACCACCGCTTCGCGCAACAGGCAAAGGTCTCGCTGAACGACCTGGTACTCGAGCCGATGATATTGCTGGACGTCGTACCCAGCCGGACCTATTTCGTCAGCGTTTTTGAAGAGCTCGGCCTGACGCCGCACATCGTGTTCAGTTCACCCTCCATTGAGATGGTCAGGGGAATGGTAGGGCGCGGCTTTGGATTTTCCATCCTGGTCACCAAACCCTATTCTGAATTCACTTATGACGGGCAAAAAGTCGTGTGTGTTCCGCTTGCCGAAACCGTTACCGGCTCGGGTTTGTCCGCGGCATGGCTGCGCCGGTCGCAACTGACCAAGCCGGTGCAGTTGTTCGTTGATCATTGCAGGGATGAACTGGCCCGACTGCATGCCTAG
- a CDS encoding DUF1028 domain-containing protein, with protein sequence MTFSIVGRCTETGQLGIAISSSSIAVGARCPWLLPGVGAVSTQNITLPSLGPEVLALMEQGLMPAEALDKALTRNGYSQYRQITAIDHLGRTAHFSGSQTLGNHNAVSGEQCVAAGNMLANRSVIEAMVEAFEHGEGQLADRLLAAMKTAIAAGGEAGPVHSAAMVVVGELTWPIINLRVDWADHDPVAELEKLWDAYRPQVQDYIDRALAPDKSPGYGVAGDDR encoded by the coding sequence ATGACGTTTTCAATCGTCGGTCGTTGTACCGAAACAGGCCAACTGGGTATTGCCATCAGTTCGTCCAGTATCGCCGTTGGTGCACGCTGCCCCTGGCTACTGCCAGGTGTTGGTGCAGTTTCAACACAAAACATCACCCTGCCGTCGCTTGGCCCCGAAGTCCTTGCCCTCATGGAGCAAGGTCTTATGCCTGCCGAGGCACTGGACAAAGCCCTAACCCGTAATGGCTATAGCCAATATCGACAGATTACGGCGATTGACCATCTCGGCCGAACAGCTCACTTCAGCGGCTCGCAAACACTGGGCAACCACAATGCCGTGTCGGGCGAACAGTGCGTGGCCGCCGGTAACATGCTGGCGAACCGTTCGGTGATCGAAGCCATGGTCGAGGCATTCGAACACGGCGAGGGCCAACTGGCCGACCGCTTGTTGGCGGCGATGAAAACGGCCATCGCGGCAGGAGGCGAAGCCGGGCCAGTGCACTCAGCGGCGATGGTGGTGGTTGGCGAGCTGACCTGGCCGATCATCAATCTGCGGGTGGATTGGGCAGATCATGATCCAGTCGCCGAGCTGGAAAAGTTATGGGATGCCTATCGTCCACAGGTACAGGATTACATCGACCGCGCCCTGGCTCCTGACAAATCCCCTGGCTACGGTGTCGCCGGAGACGACCGATGA